AAAAGTATAGTAACAAAGGGAAAATGTTTTGTTGGATTGTCATCCTTTATAGGGATAAACATTCTTTTTTTACCTTATTTCAATTGGCACAGGAATAAATGTCAAGATGAAAACAATCAATATTAACAGTGCCATCATTTTTCTTTTACTATCAAGTGGAATATAATCATTTAAAGGCGGCGGATGTTTAAATCCGAGCACTACGAGCAATATGGACCAGAAAAACCAGCCGGGCCAAAATAAACCAAGAATAATGAGAATAAAAAGGACCACTTTCCCCAATATTTCCGCTTTTTCACCGAGCACAGCATAAATGATATGTCCTCCATCAAGTTGACCTGAAGGAAGAAGATTGAATGCTGTTACAAGAAGTCCAAACCATCCAGCAAAAGCAACGGAGTTTAGCATTAAATCATATCCGTCAGGAAGAGGTCCTTTAATCAGATAAACGATTAAAGAGAAAAGAAGAGAATCTCCAAGCACTATGCCTTCTTCACCTGTAACAGGCACTACATTTGAAGTAGCAACACCAATGATACAGGCAGGAATTGCAATTATTAATCCAAGTATGGGACCTGTAATGCCCACATCGAAAAGTGCTTTCCTGTCAGGCATTCGAGCTTTTATTTTTATTACAGCTCCAAAAGTGCCTAAGATAAAAGGAGGCGGGGCAGGGATGAAATAGGGCAAAGTGGCAGGCACGAGGTGTTTGCGGCACATTCTATAATGCCCATATTCGTGAGCGCCGAGAATAGTAAGAAGAGTCAATGAATATGGGAGTCCTAACCATATATCGCCTATCCTTTCCAAAGGATTCCCACCTTCGAAAAAGGCACCCATAAAAAGGGTAGTGCAGATTGTTGCAATTAACAGAATTAAATGGATGAAAGATTTTTTCATATTAGGGAATGGATTGTTTAATATTCAAAATCTCCAAATTCTTCTTTTCCAAGATCTCACCTATCTTTTCTTCAGTTATAAATCCGGCTGCAGGAAAGCATTTTTTTTTCCTGATTGCTTTTACGATGTCCTCTATTGAGTTTATGGGCTCATAAAAGATTGTAACATATCTGCCAATTCTATCAATGGAATGCGCATCGCTTCCGCCTGTAAATGCGCAGTTGAGATATTTCATATCATTCAAAGAAATAAGAATTTCATCACTATTATAGTTTGAATTCAATATTTCAACACCGTGAAATTGATAGAGGTATATATCATCGTGAAGTCCCAATATATTTCTTCTTGGATGTGCTGCAACGGCAACACCGCCTTCTGAATCCACAATTTTTAAAAGCTCATCAATCGGTAAATATTCTTCAAAGTCTTTGTTTATTCCGTAAACCAACACATCCCCTTCCCGTCCATCACTTCCCAATACTCTGATTTCCTGACCTGAAAAGATTTTGAGATTATCTTTTTCAGCAGATTCCTGTAGTCTATATAAATCACTTTGACTCCATACCTTTCCATGTTCAGTTATTACAACTCCATCGAGGTTTCTTCTTTTAGCGTATTTTATGAGATCTTCCGGCAGAAGATTGCTGCAAAAACTGTACCTTGATGTATGGAGATGTATATCAAAAATAGATTTTTTCTTCATTTCTATCTTTCTTTTTTTCATTCAAAAAAGCTGCCATATTTTTTCGTGATCTTGAATAAGTGATGACTTGATATTATTAAAAAATATGGGTAGGATTGACAACAAAAATTCTGTATCATAGCGAATTCTTTTACAGACAGGTTTACATTTAAATAGGAGGGAAAGTGGTGAAACTTAAATGGTATGGACATGCCTCTTTTTTAATTACAGCAGACAATGGGTTGAAAATTATTACCGACCCTTATGAACCGGGTGGTTATGATGGAGCGATTGGTTATGGAGAAATTCCAGACACTCCTGATATAGTTTTATGTTCTCATGACCATGCAGACCATGGATATACAAAGGGATTGAAAGGTGAATTCGAAGTGGTAAACAAATCGGGTGTTACTGTAGTAAAAGGGATTGAGTTTAAGGGTGTTGAAGCATATCACGATACAGAAGAGGGGCAACAGAGAGGAACGATAATAATTTACACATTTGCAATCGATGGGGTTAATATATGCCATTTAGGCGATTTGGGACACGAAATTGATGATGCATTGGCGGAAAAAATAGGAGATGTCGATGTTTTGCTAATTCCTGTTGGAGGTATGTTTACTATCAATGGGAATGTTGCAGATAGGGTAATTGAAAAAATCAATCCTAAAATCGTTATTCCGATGC
This window of the Candidatus Schekmanbacteria bacterium genome carries:
- a CDS encoding PHP domain-containing protein yields the protein MKKRKIEMKKKSIFDIHLHTSRYSFCSNLLPEDLIKYAKRRNLDGVVITEHGKVWSQSDLYRLQESAEKDNLKIFSGQEIRVLGSDGREGDVLVYGINKDFEEYLPIDELLKIVDSEGGVAVAAHPRRNILGLHDDIYLYQFHGVEILNSNYNSDEILISLNDMKYLNCAFTGGSDAHSIDRIGRYVTIFYEPINSIEDIVKAIRKKKCFPAAGFITEEKIGEILEKKNLEILNIKQSIP
- a CDS encoding site-2 protease family protein, encoding MKKSFIHLILLIATICTTLFMGAFFEGGNPLERIGDIWLGLPYSLTLLTILGAHEYGHYRMCRKHLVPATLPYFIPAPPPFILGTFGAVIKIKARMPDRKALFDVGITGPILGLIIAIPACIIGVATSNVVPVTGEEGIVLGDSLLFSLIVYLIKGPLPDGYDLMLNSVAFAGWFGLLVTAFNLLPSGQLDGGHIIYAVLGEKAEILGKVVLFILIILGLFWPGWFFWSILLVVLGFKHPPPLNDYIPLDSKRKMMALLILIVFILTFIPVPIEIR
- a CDS encoding MBL fold metallo-hydrolase — encoded protein: MGGKVVKLKWYGHASFLITADNGLKIITDPYEPGGYDGAIGYGEIPDTPDIVLCSHDHADHGYTKGLKGEFEVVNKSGVTVVKGIEFKGVEAYHDTEEGQQRGTIIIYTFAIDGVNICHLGDLGHEIDDALAEKIGDVDVLLIPVGGMFTINGNVADRVIEKINPKIVIPMHYKTDKCGFPLARIEEFIDRKRNVSLMATDEIAITKETLPKNQMIMLLDHAL